A genomic window from Engraulis encrasicolus isolate BLACKSEA-1 chromosome 14, IST_EnEncr_1.0, whole genome shotgun sequence includes:
- the LOC134463321 gene encoding carotenoid-cleaving dioxygenase, mitochondrial-like, whose product MALLHQFKIEDGQVSYRSRFLSSDCYKANTESKRIMVSEFGTVAMPDPCKNFFQRFLSRFELPSKKQFPTDNTSVSFVQYKGDYYTSTETNFMHKINPETLEATEKVDWSKFIAVNGATAHPHTDPDGTTYNMGNSYTAKGAFYNIICVPPEKHCSADTLEGAKVICSIPSADSKRPSYYHSFAMTENHVVFIEQPIKMDLLKVVTSKLMGKAISDAVYWDPTHDTIFHIINKHTGELSQVQYHTAPLSTFHQINAFEEDGFLVMDMCCSDDGQAINNYMVHNLRQSGEALDQVYNTMCRVFPRRFVLPLHVNSETPCGENLNSRPLSTATAIKSDTNRVDCTHENLHGDELYEYGGLEFPQINYAKYNTHPYRYYYGCGFRHLVGDSLIKMDLQGKKMKVWEQPGFYPSEPVYVPTPDATEEDEGVILSVVVTPNEDKGTFLLVLDAKTFEELGRAEVPVNIPYGFHGTFNSTA is encoded by the exons ATGGCTCTGCTGCACCAGTTTAAGATTGAGGATGGGCAGGTGAGCTACAGGAGCCGTTTCCTGTCCAGCGACTGCTACAAGGCCAACACGGAGAGCAAGCGCATTATGGTTTCCGAGTTTGGCACGGTGGCCATGCCCGATCCCTGCAAGAACTTCTTCCAGCGATTCCTCTCACGCTTTGAACTGCCAAGTAAGAAGCAATTC CCGACAGACAACACCAGTGTGAGTTTTGTCCAGTACAAGGGCGATTACTACACCAGCACTGAAACTAACTTCATGCACAAAATCAATCCGGAGACACTGGAGGCCACTGAAAAG GTGGACTGGAGCAAGTTCATAGCGGTCAATGGAGCCACggctcacccacacacagacccagacggCACCACCTACAACATGGGCAATTCTTACACCGCAAAAG GAGCATTTTACAACATCATCTGCGTGCCTCCTGAGAAACACTGCTCAGCAGACACTCTAGAGGGCGCCAAAGTAATCTGCAGCATCCCCTCTGCCGACAGCAAGAGGCCGTCCTATTACCACAGCTTTG CGATGACTGAGAACCATGTGGTGTTCATTGAGCAGCCCATTAAGATGGACCTGTTGAAAGTCGTCACCAGTAAGCTGATGGGCAAAGCCATCAGCGATGCCGTCTACTGGGATCCTACACACGACACCATCTTTCATATCATTAACAAGCACACTGGCGAG TTAAGCCAGGTCCAGTACCACACGGCACCGCTGTCCACCTTCCACCAGATCAACGCCTTCGAGGAGGACGGCTTCCTCGTGATGGACATGTGCTGCTCTGATGACGGACAGGCCATCAACAACTACATGGTGCACAACTTGCGCCAGTCAGGAGAGGCCCTGGACCAG GTTTACAACACAATGTGCCGAGTGTTCCCCAGAAGATTCGTGCTGCCTCTCCATGTGAACAGTGAGACCCCTTGTGGAGAGAACCTGAACAGCAGGCCGCTCAGCACAGCCACAGCAATCAAGAGTGACACCAATCGA GTTGACTGCACACATGAAAACCTGCACGGGGATGAGCTTTATGAGTATGGCGGACTGGAGTTCCCACAGATCAACTATGCCAAGTACAACACCCACCCCTACCGCTACTATTACGGATGCGGCTTCAGGCACCTAGTGGGAGACTCACTCATCAAGATGGATCTGCAAGGCAAAAAGATGAAA GTGTGGGAGCAGCCTGGTTTCTACCCCTCTGAACCTGTCTATGTGCCAACACCTGATGCAacagaggaagatgagggggtcATTTTGTCAGTGGTTGTCACCCCAAATGAG